Proteins encoded together in one Acidobacteriota bacterium window:
- a CDS encoding DUF1343 domain-containing protein yields MRRRNARMLVMAVMLATMTTGSMAQSPQAQPATMASRPAVTPPRSVAFDMARLSTVDKVIERAIADKQLPGAVLLVGRGSEVVYLKAYGMRALVPQPERMTLDTIFDMASLTKVIATTTSIMILVEEGRIRLNDRVATFIPDFGRHGKNQITIRHLLTHYSGLRPDLDLSDDSWTSYETAIARACDEVPTSAPGERFVYSDINFFVLAEVVARVSGQRVDQFSRDRVFKPLRMNDTMFNPPEALRPRIAPTEMCVPFGWPCSGPGQVMLRGIVHDPTARRMGGVAGHAGLFSTADDLSRFCRMLLDGGSLGTTRILSPLTVAKMTTPASPAGMPSMRGLGWDIDTSYSSNRGELLPIGSFGHTGFTGTSIWIDPLTRAYVVLLSNRVHPDGKGDVTPLRARVATIVASSLRGVPDAAALRQQQWTGTDFGASGTAARRGDETEGRTRNGLDVLRADAFRLLQGKRVGLVTNHTGRSRDGQATIDLLASAKGVQLVALFSPEHGIRGILDAKVDSSTDEKTGLPIYSLYGSTMRPTDEMLKGLDTIVIDLQDIGARFYTYTTTLAYVMEEAAKRKIAVVVLDRPNPITGVQIEGPSLDPAELGFTAYFPMPIRHGMTLGELAKLFNAENKIGAALTVVEMKYWNRDDWFDDTGLMWVNPSPNMRDMVAASLYTGIGAIEASNLSVGRGTDTPFERVGAPWIDGMRLAAELNKRNLPGVRFYPMTFTPVSSKFANELCQGVFITVTDRSKLRPVRVGVEVASALFRLHPTQFNLDGVARLFGADTAKRIRLGDDPADIANTWARAEAQWRILRAKYLLYR; encoded by the coding sequence GTGCGAAGACGCAACGCGCGGATGCTGGTGATGGCGGTGATGCTGGCGACGATGACCACTGGCTCGATGGCGCAGTCGCCGCAGGCCCAACCCGCAACCATGGCCTCCCGCCCGGCTGTGACGCCTCCGAGGTCGGTCGCGTTCGACATGGCGCGCCTTTCGACGGTCGACAAGGTCATCGAGCGGGCCATTGCGGACAAGCAACTGCCAGGAGCCGTGCTGCTGGTCGGCCGCGGGTCGGAAGTCGTGTACCTGAAGGCCTACGGGATGCGGGCCCTGGTTCCGCAACCCGAGCGGATGACACTCGACACCATCTTCGACATGGCATCGCTGACCAAGGTGATCGCTACCACCACCAGCATCATGATCCTCGTCGAGGAAGGCCGCATCCGCCTGAACGACCGTGTGGCGACCTTCATCCCCGATTTTGGCCGGCACGGCAAGAATCAGATCACCATCCGCCATCTTCTGACGCACTACTCGGGACTGCGCCCCGACCTCGATCTGAGCGACGACTCGTGGACGAGCTACGAGACGGCAATCGCGCGCGCCTGCGACGAGGTGCCGACCTCGGCGCCCGGCGAGCGGTTCGTCTACAGCGACATCAACTTCTTCGTGCTGGCCGAAGTCGTGGCGCGCGTCAGTGGCCAGCGCGTCGATCAGTTCTCGCGCGATCGAGTCTTCAAGCCGCTGCGCATGAACGACACGATGTTCAACCCCCCCGAGGCGCTTCGCCCGCGCATCGCGCCCACCGAGATGTGCGTGCCGTTCGGATGGCCGTGCAGCGGTCCTGGACAGGTGATGCTGCGCGGTATCGTGCACGACCCGACCGCGCGGCGGATGGGCGGCGTCGCAGGCCACGCGGGACTGTTCAGCACGGCGGACGATCTGTCGCGTTTCTGCCGGATGCTGCTTGATGGAGGATCGCTGGGAACGACGCGCATCCTGTCTCCGCTCACCGTCGCGAAGATGACGACACCGGCGTCACCGGCAGGAATGCCGAGCATGCGCGGCCTCGGATGGGATATCGACACGAGCTACTCGTCGAATCGGGGCGAGCTGCTGCCGATCGGATCGTTCGGCCACACCGGGTTCACGGGTACCTCGATCTGGATCGATCCGCTGACGCGGGCCTACGTCGTGCTGCTCTCGAACCGCGTGCATCCAGACGGGAAGGGTGACGTGACGCCACTGCGCGCACGCGTCGCGACCATCGTCGCGTCCTCCTTGCGTGGGGTGCCGGATGCCGCCGCGCTCAGGCAGCAGCAATGGACCGGCACGGACTTCGGCGCCTCGGGTACGGCTGCGCGACGCGGCGACGAGACGGAGGGACGGACACGGAACGGCCTCGACGTGCTGCGCGCCGACGCGTTCAGACTGCTGCAGGGCAAGCGCGTGGGCCTGGTCACCAACCACACGGGCCGCTCCCGGGACGGCCAGGCCACGATCGATCTCCTCGCCTCCGCGAAGGGCGTGCAACTGGTTGCGCTCTTCAGCCCCGAGCATGGCATCCGAGGCATTCTCGACGCGAAGGTCGATTCCTCGACCGACGAGAAGACAGGCCTGCCCATCTACTCACTGTACGGCTCGACAATGAGGCCGACCGACGAGATGCTTAAAGGCCTCGACACCATCGTCATCGACCTGCAGGACATCGGGGCACGCTTCTATACCTACACGACCACGCTGGCCTATGTGATGGAAGAGGCGGCCAAGCGCAAGATCGCCGTCGTCGTGCTCGACCGGCCGAACCCGATCACCGGCGTCCAGATAGAAGGGCCGTCACTCGATCCGGCCGAGCTGGGATTCACTGCCTACTTCCCGATGCCCATCCGGCATGGGATGACACTCGGCGAGCTGGCGAAGCTGTTTAATGCTGAGAACAAGATTGGCGCGGCGCTGACCGTCGTCGAGATGAAGTACTGGAACCGGGACGACTGGTTTGACGACACGGGCCTGATGTGGGTGAACCCGTCACCCAACATGCGCGACATGGTGGCGGCCAGCCTCTACACCGGCATCGGCGCGATCGAGGCATCGAACCTGTCGGTCGGGCGCGGAACCGACACGCCGTTCGAGCGGGTGGGGGCGCCGTGGATTGACGGCATGCGGCTGGCGGCGGAGCTGAACAAGCGCAACCTGCCGGGCGTGCGGTTCTACCCGATGACGTTCACGCCTGTCTCGAGCAAGTTCGCGAACGAGCTCTGCCAGGGCGTGTTCATCACCGTGACCGATCGGAGCAAGCTGCGGCCGGTGCGCGTGGGCGTCGAAGTGGCGTCGGCGCTGTTCCGCCTGCATCCGACTCAGTTCAACCTGGACGGCGTGGCGCGGCTATTCGGGGCGGACACAGCAAAGCGCATCCGGCTGGGTGACGACCCGGCCGATATCGCAAACACCTGGGCGCGGGCCGAGGCGCAGTGGCGGATCCTGCGCGCGAAGTACTTACTGTATAGGTGA